In Oryza brachyantha chromosome 2, ObraRS2, whole genome shotgun sequence, a single window of DNA contains:
- the LOC102705791 gene encoding probable protein phosphatase 2C 15, producing MSSTRPKSVPGAAGGGVGGAAVPLAVLLRREVVSEKTAAERPELQTGLFSQAKKGEDFTFLKPDCERLPGVPSSSFSAFGLFDGHNGNGAAIYTKENLLNNILSAVPADLNREDWLAALPRAMVAAFVKTDKDFQTKARSSGTTVTFVIIDGLFITVASVGDSRCVLEAEGSIYHLSADHRFDASKEEVDRVTESGGDVGRLNIVGGAEIGPLRCWPGGLCLSRSIGDQDVGEFIVPVPYVKQIKLSTTGGRLIISSDGVWDVLTAEVAFNCSRTLPPEAAAEQIVKEAIQAKGLRDDTTCIVVDILTDKANLSMPPSKKQPGIGVFKNMFRKKTLSDSSSHTDKEYMDQDIVEEIFEDGCAFLSRRLDSEYPVRNMFKLFICAICQVELKPSQGISVHEDSSQPGNLRRWDGPFLCQGCQEKKEAMEGKRRSRDSSSRNSGSSE from the exons ATGTCGTCGACGCGGCCCAAGTCGGTGCCGGGcgccgcgggcggcggggtCGGGGGCGCCGCGGTGCCGCTCGCcgtgctgctgcggcgggAGGTGGTCAGcgagaagacggcggcggagcggcccGAGCTGCAGACGGGGCTGTTCAGCCAGGCCAAGAAGGGGGAGGACTTCACCTTCCTCAAGCCCGACTGCGAGCGCCTCCCCGGCGTcccgtcctcctccttctccgcGTTCGGC CTGTTTGATGGGCACAACGGGAATGGAGCCGCAATTTATACCAAGGAGAATCTCTTGAACAACATCTTGAGTGCAGTCCCTGCTGATCTCAACAGGGAGGATTGGCTTGCTGCGCTTCCAAGAGCGATGGTTGCAGCATTTGTCAAAACTGATAAAGATTTCCAAACAAAAG CTCGCTCTTCAGGGACAACGGTGACATTTGTCATAATAGATGGATTGTTTATTACCGTTGCATCTGTTGGTGATTCACGTTGTGTACTAGAGGCTGAAGGTTCTATTTATCATCTATCTGCTGATCATCGATTTGATGCCAGTAAAGAGGA GGTTGATCGTGTAACAGAGTCTGGGGGCGATGTTGGTAGACTTAATATTGTTGGTGGTGCTGAG ATTGGCCCTCTTAGATGCTGGCCTGGTGGTTTGTGTCTATCAAGGTCAATTGGAGACCAGGATGTGGGTGAATTCATCGTTCCAGTTCCTTATGTCAAGCAAATAAAG CTGTCTACGACTGGAGGTCGACTTATTATTTCAAGTGATGGTGTTTGGGATGTCTTGACTGCAGAAGTTGCATTTAACTGTTCACGAACACTTCCTCCAGAGGCTGCAGCGGAACAAATTGTTAAA GAAGCAATTCAAGCAAAAGGACTTAGGGATGATACCACTTGTATTGTTGTTGACATACTTACTGACAAAGCAAATCTTTCCATGCCACCTTCAAAAAAGCAACCAGGGATCGGTGTTTTTAAAAACATGTTCCGCAAGAAAACATTGTCTGATTCATCATCCCATACAGATAAAGAATACATGGACCAAGACATTGTGGAGGAAATATTTGAGGACGGATGTGCATTTCTTTCCAGACG GCTGGATTCTGAATACCCAGTTCGAAATATGTTCAAGCTGTTCATATGTGCCATTTGCCAAGTGGAGTTAAAACCAAGTCAAGGGATATCCGTGCACGAAGATTCATCACAACCCGGAAACTTGCGTCGCTGGGATGGCCCATTCCTTTGCCAGGGCTgtcaagaaaagaaagaagccATGGAGGGGAAGCGTCGATCACGAG ATTCTTCGTCAAGAAACAGTGGGTCAAGTGAATAG